In Hwangdonia lutea, a single window of DNA contains:
- a CDS encoding Fic family protein, with translation MIEKAPKFELGSDIILQKGLLNFPRNLNPEVFNKIENEYLYWDSVKYLKYKNAVPEDIWQNVKFKRSLNSKNITIKSAHLKKSIWASYNVNEFLQKKLHYLDFNFGAGLQKEKLLSDIDKQSYLNNALMEESIFSSMIEGATTTRVKAKDMLRKNKKPKNKSEQMILNNYKTIQYISEHQDDNISVEKLYDIHRLVTENTLEVENVGVFRNTNEVHVMNEITGEIVHTPPKFEELDALMQSFCEFFNNNPKEDFIHPIVKASILHFLMGYIHPFVDGNGRTARAIFYWYLLKNGYWLTEYLSISRVIMKTKVQYEKAYLYTEIDDMDVTYFIHYQVKVLMRAFEELKTYVAKKKKEQSKLSKYLKLDGINERQATILQKIEDDNNRFFTVKEIENTFNITNQTARTDIEELVDRKFLKKIAINKKTFNYWKGDKFDKML, from the coding sequence ATGATTGAGAAAGCGCCGAAATTCGAATTAGGTTCAGATATTATTCTACAAAAAGGTTTATTGAATTTTCCAAGAAACTTAAACCCTGAAGTATTCAATAAAATTGAAAATGAATATTTATACTGGGATAGTGTTAAGTATCTAAAATATAAAAATGCAGTTCCCGAAGATATTTGGCAAAATGTCAAATTTAAACGAAGCTTAAATTCAAAGAACATAACTATCAAATCAGCACATTTAAAAAAATCAATATGGGCTAGTTATAATGTTAATGAATTTCTTCAAAAGAAACTCCACTATCTAGATTTCAATTTCGGTGCAGGTTTACAAAAAGAAAAACTGCTTTCAGATATAGACAAACAAAGCTACCTTAATAACGCTTTAATGGAAGAATCCATTTTTTCTTCCATGATTGAAGGCGCAACGACCACGCGGGTTAAGGCTAAAGACATGCTACGTAAAAATAAAAAGCCTAAAAACAAAAGCGAGCAAATGATATTGAATAATTACAAAACCATTCAATATATAAGTGAGCATCAAGATGATAATATTTCTGTTGAAAAATTATATGATATTCATCGTTTGGTTACCGAAAACACTTTAGAAGTTGAAAACGTGGGCGTTTTTAGAAACACCAACGAAGTTCATGTGATGAATGAAATAACTGGAGAAATTGTTCATACGCCGCCAAAATTTGAAGAACTTGATGCTTTGATGCAATCGTTTTGTGAATTTTTTAATAACAACCCAAAAGAAGATTTTATTCATCCCATTGTAAAGGCGAGTATTCTACATTTTTTAATGGGTTACATTCACCCATTTGTAGATGGCAACGGAAGAACAGCACGTGCTATTTTTTATTGGTATTTATTAAAAAATGGGTATTGGCTAACGGAATATTTATCTATTTCAAGAGTGATTATGAAAACCAAAGTTCAATATGAAAAAGCCTATTTATATACTGAAATTGATGATATGGATGTCACCTATTTTATTCATTATCAAGTAAAAGTATTAATGCGCGCTTTTGAAGAACTAAAAACTTACGTTGCTAAGAAAAAGAAAGAACAATCGAAGCTTTCAAAATATTTAAAACTAGATGGCATCAATGAAAGACAAGCCACTATTCTTCAAAAAATTGAAGATGATAATAATCGGTTTTTTACTGTAAAAGAAATTGAAAACACCTTTAACATTACCAATCAAACTGCCAGAACCGACATTGAAGAATTGGTTGATCGTAAATTTTTAAAGAAAATAGCGATTAATAAAAAGACCTTTAATTATTGGAAAGGCGATAAATTTGATAAGATGCTGTAA
- a CDS encoding SPOR domain-containing protein: MQLETYISDLLYRYECVTIPEFGSFLTQRVSATINDSTNAFYPPKKAVSFNEQIQQNDGLLAHYIADVEKIPFETATKKIAKRVKLLKSYLTQGETLTFSNIGEMVFNDEGKILFEPTYNLNYLTDSFGLSQFVSPSVTREDYKKEVEQIEKVIPLTVTPEKRKSRPYLKYAAVALVALTLGGFVASNFYVNQIETHNQLAQEEATKQLDNKIQQATFSLNPLPAITLNVTKQTGNYHIVAGAFRVEENCNKIIAQLKKEGFNARKIGVNKYGLHEVVYASYETGKEALKAIRDIRKTHNKNAWLLVKKLD; the protein is encoded by the coding sequence ATGCAACTAGAAACCTACATCAGCGATTTACTTTATAGATATGAGTGCGTTACCATTCCGGAGTTCGGATCTTTTTTAACGCAGCGTGTATCGGCAACCATTAATGATTCAACAAATGCGTTTTATCCGCCAAAAAAAGCAGTGTCTTTTAACGAGCAGATTCAACAAAACGATGGTTTGTTGGCACATTATATTGCCGATGTAGAAAAAATTCCGTTTGAAACTGCCACAAAAAAAATTGCTAAACGAGTTAAATTACTTAAATCATATTTAACCCAAGGTGAAACGCTAACGTTCAGTAATATTGGCGAAATGGTATTTAACGATGAAGGTAAGATTTTGTTCGAACCCACTTATAACCTTAATTATTTAACCGATTCTTTTGGATTGTCTCAATTCGTTTCACCATCTGTTACACGTGAGGATTACAAAAAAGAAGTAGAGCAAATTGAAAAGGTTATTCCGCTTACCGTTACCCCCGAAAAACGTAAATCTCGACCATATTTAAAATATGCTGCCGTAGCCTTAGTAGCCTTAACACTTGGTGGTTTTGTTGCTTCGAATTTTTATGTAAATCAAATTGAAACACATAATCAATTAGCGCAAGAAGAAGCTACAAAGCAATTGGATAATAAAATTCAACAAGCAACTTTTAGTTTAAATCCGTTGCCTGCCATTACTCTAAATGTAACCAAACAAACGGGTAATTATCATATTGTTGCAGGAGCTTTTAGAGTAGAAGAAAACTGCAATAAAATTATAGCGCAATTAAAAAAGGAAGGCTTTAATGCCAGAAAAATTGGTGTAAACAAATACGGTTTGCACGAGGTGGTATATGCCAGTTACGAAACGGGTAAAGAGGCTCTTAAGGCCATTCGTGACATTAGAAAAACACACAACAAAAATGCGTGGTTGTTGGTTAAAAAACTAGATTAA
- a CDS encoding metallophosphoesterase family protein yields the protein MFSSKKRLDNVYANAKIIDFDDDSKFILFSDCHRGDNSFADDFANNRNIYFHALKHYYAEGFQYCELGDGDELWENISFNAILNAHKNVYMLMKLFHKANRLHMIWGNHDMVYRNPEYVKKHLSTYFDPKVGEQVELFGDINYHEGIVLKHSKTGQELFLTHGHQADWWNYLFWKWSRFMVRVLWKPLNVMGIADPTSPAKNYTELIKVERRTKKWIIANNNLLTIVGHTHRPRFPEPGDIAFFNDGSCVHPRSITGIEIEHGEISLIKWQIATKEDGTLQIVRVLLEGPKRLIDYKTE from the coding sequence ATGTTTTCATCTAAAAAAAGATTAGATAACGTTTATGCAAATGCTAAAATCATTGATTTTGATGATGATAGCAAGTTTATTTTATTTAGCGATTGCCACCGTGGCGACAATAGTTTTGCTGATGATTTTGCCAATAACAGAAACATTTATTTTCACGCGTTAAAACATTATTATGCCGAGGGTTTTCAGTATTGCGAACTCGGTGACGGCGACGAACTTTGGGAAAACATATCGTTTAACGCTATTTTAAACGCTCACAAAAATGTGTACATGCTTATGAAATTATTTCATAAAGCCAATCGATTACACATGATTTGGGGAAACCACGATATGGTTTACAGAAATCCGGAATACGTAAAAAAACATTTATCAACTTATTTTGACCCCAAAGTTGGCGAGCAAGTAGAGCTTTTTGGAGATATAAACTATCACGAAGGTATTGTACTAAAACATAGCAAAACGGGTCAAGAACTATTTTTAACCCACGGCCATCAAGCCGATTGGTGGAATTATTTATTTTGGAAATGGAGCCGATTTATGGTTCGGGTACTTTGGAAACCTTTAAACGTTATGGGAATTGCAGACCCCACAAGTCCGGCAAAAAACTACACCGAGCTTATTAAAGTGGAGCGTCGTACCAAAAAATGGATTATCGCAAACAACAATTTGCTTACCATTGTTGGGCATACACACAGACCACGATTTCCCGAACCCGGAGATATTGCTTTTTTTAACGATGGAAGCTGCGTCCATCCGCGAAGTATTACGGGTATTGAAATTGAACATGGTGAGATTTCATTAATTAAGTGGCAAATTGCAACAAAAGAAGACGGAACATTACAAATTGTAAGGGTGTTACTTGAAGGCCCAAAAAGATTAATTGACTATAAAACAGAATAA
- a CDS encoding Mrp/NBP35 family ATP-binding protein produces MKLNKQDILKALESITVPGEGMNMVESKAVKNVITFGDEVIVDITIANPSLQAKKRVEVDILKTIHEQVYEKAKITVNVKVEAPVKPKANVIKGAAVPGLRNIIAIASGKGGVGKSTVTANLAVTLAKMGFKVGVLDADIYGPSIPIMFDVEAERPLAVNIGGKSKMKPVENYGVKVLSIGFFTKPNQAVVWRGPMAAKALNQMIFDAHWGELDFMLVDLPPGTGDIHLSIMQSLPITGAVVVSTPQNVALADAKKGVAMFQQESINVPVLGIIENMAYFTPAELPDNKYYIFGQEGAKHLSEDLKVPFLGELPLVQSIREAGDVGRPAALQTATPLEQAFEKITQNVVQEVVRRNDDLPPTEAIKITTMAGCSAVKK; encoded by the coding sequence GTGAAATTAAATAAACAAGATATACTAAAAGCACTCGAATCCATTACCGTTCCTGGTGAAGGTATGAATATGGTTGAGAGCAAAGCCGTAAAAAACGTCATCACTTTTGGCGACGAAGTTATTGTCGATATTACCATTGCTAACCCGAGTTTGCAGGCCAAAAAACGTGTTGAGGTGGATATCCTAAAAACCATCCACGAGCAAGTTTACGAAAAAGCCAAAATTACCGTAAACGTAAAAGTGGAGGCGCCGGTAAAACCAAAAGCGAATGTTATAAAAGGTGCTGCGGTGCCTGGTTTAAGAAATATTATAGCCATTGCTTCCGGAAAAGGAGGCGTTGGAAAATCTACCGTTACGGCAAATTTAGCGGTAACTTTGGCTAAAATGGGCTTTAAAGTAGGTGTGTTGGATGCCGATATTTACGGGCCATCAATCCCTATTATGTTTGATGTTGAGGCAGAACGCCCTTTGGCTGTAAACATTGGTGGAAAATCTAAAATGAAACCTGTTGAAAATTACGGTGTTAAAGTATTGTCGATTGGCTTTTTTACAAAACCCAATCAAGCCGTAGTTTGGCGTGGACCCATGGCAGCAAAAGCGTTGAATCAAATGATTTTTGATGCGCATTGGGGTGAACTCGATTTTATGTTGGTTGATTTGCCACCGGGAACTGGCGATATTCATTTAAGTATCATGCAATCGCTCCCAATTACCGGCGCTGTTGTGGTTAGTACGCCGCAAAATGTAGCTTTGGCCGATGCTAAAAAAGGCGTGGCTATGTTTCAACAAGAGAGCATTAATGTACCCGTTTTAGGAATTATTGAAAATATGGCTTACTTTACGCCAGCCGAACTGCCTGACAACAAATATTATATTTTCGGACAAGAAGGAGCCAAACATCTTTCAGAAGATTTAAAGGTACCCTTTTTAGGGGAGTTGCCTTTGGTGCAAAGCATTCGAGAAGCGGGTGATGTTGGGCGACCGGCAGCCTTACAAACGGCAACACCATTAGAGCAGGCTTTTGAGAAAATAACTCAAAATGTAGTTCAAGAAGTGGTAAGACGAAATGATGATTTGCCACCAACTGAAGCTATAAAAATTACAACAATGGCTGGATGTTCAGCAGTTAAAAAATAG
- a CDS encoding MGMT family protein, translating to MKPETLNFFDKVYAVARLIPYGKVTSYGAIANYLGAAKSARMVGYAMNGSHGKAVPAHRVVNRKGLLTGKHHFDGTNLMQQLLESEGIEVIDNQIQNLDSVFWDPSKVL from the coding sequence ATGAAACCAGAAACTTTAAATTTCTTCGATAAAGTTTACGCAGTCGCTCGATTGATTCCTTACGGAAAAGTAACAAGCTATGGTGCCATTGCCAACTATTTAGGTGCTGCAAAAAGTGCGCGAATGGTGGGCTACGCCATGAATGGCTCGCACGGAAAAGCTGTGCCAGCGCACCGTGTTGTAAATAGAAAAGGCTTATTAACGGGAAAACACCATTTTGATGGCACCAATTTAATGCAGCAACTTTTGGAAAGCGAAGGGATTGAGGTTATCGATAACCAAATTCAAAATTTAGATTCTGTTTTTTGGGACCCTTCAAAGGTATTGTAG
- the trmB gene encoding tRNA (guanosine(46)-N7)-methyltransferase TrmB codes for MGSKNKLKRFKENETFKNVFQPKRDELVNSNFNLKGNWRTTVFKNDNPLILELGCGKGEYSVALAQKYPNKNFIGIDIKGARFWRGAKTAIEEKIDNVAFLRMQIELIDYAFAENEVDEIWITFPDPQIKYKRTKHRMTNPEFLKRYKQILKPEGVVNLKTDSEFMHGYTLGLLHGAGHEVLYANHNVYKQEGSPEEVTSIQTYYESQYLEQNKPITYIRFKING; via the coding sequence GTGGGAAGTAAAAACAAACTCAAACGCTTTAAAGAAAACGAAACCTTCAAAAATGTTTTCCAACCCAAACGGGACGAATTGGTTAATTCAAATTTCAATTTAAAAGGAAATTGGAGAACAACAGTCTTTAAAAACGATAATCCATTAATTTTAGAATTAGGCTGCGGAAAAGGCGAATATAGCGTCGCTTTGGCCCAAAAATATCCCAATAAAAATTTCATAGGTATCGATATAAAAGGCGCACGTTTTTGGAGAGGTGCAAAAACGGCCATTGAAGAAAAAATAGATAACGTGGCATTTCTTCGCATGCAAATCGAACTTATAGATTATGCTTTTGCCGAAAACGAAGTGGACGAAATTTGGATTACCTTCCCCGATCCGCAAATAAAATACAAACGCACCAAACACCGCATGACTAACCCCGAGTTTTTAAAACGCTACAAGCAAATATTAAAACCAGAAGGTGTGGTAAACTTAAAAACCGATAGCGAATTTATGCACGGTTACACCCTTGGTTTATTGCATGGCGCAGGACACGAGGTGCTTTATGCCAACCATAACGTTTACAAACAAGAAGGCAGTCCCGAAGAAGTAACCAGCATTCAAACCTATTACGAATCGCAATATTTAGAGCAAAACAAACCAATTACGTATATTAGGTTTAAAATTAACGGTTAG
- a CDS encoding acyl-CoA thioesterase, whose protein sequence is MQAKTPEQSKTTMTDMVLPGETNPLNNLFGGELLARMDRAASIAARRHSRRIVVTASVNHVAFNKAVPLGSVVTVEAKVSRAFKTSMEVFIDVWIEDRESGEKSKANEAIYTFVAVDDTGRPISVPEVHPQTDLEKERFDAALRRKQLSLLLAGKITPNKATELKALFE, encoded by the coding sequence ATGCAAGCAAAAACACCCGAGCAATCTAAAACAACCATGACAGACATGGTTTTACCCGGTGAAACCAATCCATTAAACAATTTATTTGGTGGCGAATTACTCGCACGTATGGATCGTGCCGCAAGTATTGCCGCTCGTCGCCACAGCAGGCGCATTGTGGTTACTGCCTCGGTAAACCATGTGGCGTTCAATAAAGCGGTGCCTCTGGGCAGTGTGGTAACGGTTGAAGCCAAAGTGTCCCGTGCCTTTAAAACCTCCATGGAAGTGTTTATTGATGTTTGGATTGAAGACCGCGAATCGGGCGAAAAATCTAAAGCCAACGAAGCTATTTATACATTTGTTGCCGTAGATGATACGGGCAGACCCATTTCGGTGCCAGAAGTGCATCCGCAAACCGATTTGGAAAAAGAACGATTTGATGCTGCATTGCGCCGTAAGCAATTAAGCCTTCTGTTGGCAGGTAAAATAACACCAAATAAAGCCACCGAACTCAAGGCATTGTTCGAGTAA
- a CDS encoding NifU family protein, whose protein sequence is MTSEELKLNVEKALEEIRPFLQSDGGDISLLSIEEDNTLVKVQLQGACVGCSVNQMTLKSGVEMTIKKHAPQIKQVINVEA, encoded by the coding sequence ATGACATCAGAAGAACTTAAGTTAAATGTAGAAAAAGCACTGGAGGAAATCCGTCCGTTTTTGCAGAGCGATGGTGGCGATATTTCGCTGTTATCCATTGAGGAAGATAATACTTTGGTTAAGGTGCAATTGCAAGGTGCTTGTGTGGGATGTAGTGTTAATCAAATGACTCTTAAATCTGGTGTAGAAATGACTATTAAAAAACATGCGCCACAAATTAAGCAGGTTATAAATGTTGAAGCCTAA
- the dprA gene encoding DNA-processing protein DprA, whose translation MTENDLLYTLALQHVPNIGDITAKRLIGHCGSAEAVLKEKKQNLLKIDGIGTITLNDLFKSHHLKEAEKEIQFIKENQLKVLYFKGDSYPEKLKHCIDGPILLFQSGNINLKQQRIISIVGARKITTNGVAFCKKLVETLTPFNPIIVSGFAYGTDITAHKSALKHNLQTIGCLAHGLHTIYPKVHKKYMVDVEKNGGFFTDFWSTDTFNKNNFLKRNRIIAGISEATIVIESAEKGGSLVTADIANSYNRDVFAVPGRTTDSQSVGCNNLIKHQKAHMLSNPLDVPYILNWQLEDNKKPSVQKQLFVELDTTEKTIYNYLKENDKQLLDVIAINCEMPIFKVASILLSMELKGVIRPLPGKLFEAI comes from the coding sequence ATGACGGAAAATGATTTACTTTACACTTTAGCCTTACAACATGTGCCCAATATTGGCGATATAACAGCCAAAAGACTCATTGGACATTGTGGTTCTGCCGAAGCGGTTTTAAAAGAAAAAAAACAAAATCTGCTTAAAATTGATGGTATCGGTACGATTACTTTAAATGACTTGTTTAAATCGCACCATTTAAAAGAAGCCGAAAAAGAAATTCAATTTATAAAAGAAAATCAACTCAAGGTTTTATACTTTAAAGGCGACAGCTACCCTGAAAAGCTTAAACACTGTATTGATGGGCCTATTTTATTATTTCAATCAGGAAACATCAATTTAAAACAACAGCGTATTATAAGTATTGTTGGCGCCAGAAAAATAACCACCAATGGCGTGGCATTTTGTAAAAAACTGGTTGAAACACTGACACCTTTTAACCCCATTATTGTTTCGGGTTTTGCTTATGGCACCGATATCACCGCACATAAATCGGCATTAAAACACAATTTACAAACCATAGGTTGTTTAGCGCATGGGTTGCATACCATTTACCCCAAAGTACACAAAAAATATATGGTTGATGTTGAAAAAAATGGGGGCTTTTTTACCGATTTTTGGAGTACCGATACCTTTAACAAAAACAACTTTTTAAAACGGAACAGAATTATTGCTGGAATTAGCGAAGCTACCATTGTTATAGAATCTGCCGAAAAAGGCGGAAGTCTAGTTACTGCTGATATCGCAAACTCGTATAATCGCGATGTGTTTGCGGTTCCTGGGCGCACCACAGATTCGCAAAGTGTGGGCTGCAATAATTTGATTAAACACCAAAAGGCCCACATGCTTTCCAATCCATTGGATGTGCCTTATATTTTAAATTGGCAGTTAGAGGACAATAAAAAACCAAGCGTACAAAAACAACTTTTTGTTGAGTTGGACACAACCGAAAAAACCATTTATAACTACCTAAAGGAAAACGACAAACAACTACTTGATGTGATTGCCATTAACTGCGAAATGCCCATTTTTAAAGTAGCGAGTATTTTGTTATCTATGGAATTAAAAGGAGTTATCAGACCTCTACCTGGGAAGTTATTTGAGGCCATTTAA
- a CDS encoding acyl-CoA dehydrogenase family protein: MKPDLFEAPDYYNLDELLTEEHKLVRDAAREWVKRDVSPIIEEYAQKAEFPKQIVNGLAEIGAFGPYIPEEYGGAGLDQISYGLIMQEIERGDSGVRSTASVQSSLVMYPIWKYGNEAQRKKYLPKLASGEWIGCFGLTEPDHGSNPGGMTTNFKDMGDHYLLNGAKMWISNAPFAEIAVVWAKNEEGRIHGLIVERGMEGFSTPETHNKWSLRASATGELIFDNVKVPKENLLPNKSGLGAPLGCLDSARYGIAWGAIGAAMDCYDTALRYSKERMQFGKPIGQFQLQQKKLAEMITEITKAQLLTWRLGVLRNEDKATSAQISMAKRNNVDMAINIAREARQMLGGMGITGEYSIMRHSMNLESVITYEGTHDIHLLITGLDITGLNAFK, from the coding sequence ATGAAGCCAGATTTATTTGAAGCTCCAGACTATTACAATTTAGACGAGCTTTTAACCGAAGAACACAAACTAGTGCGCGATGCCGCTAGAGAATGGGTTAAACGCGATGTGTCTCCAATCATCGAAGAGTACGCCCAAAAAGCCGAATTCCCAAAACAAATTGTAAACGGATTGGCAGAAATTGGAGCCTTTGGCCCATACATCCCTGAAGAATATGGCGGTGCTGGATTGGACCAAATTTCTTATGGATTGATTATGCAAGAAATTGAGCGCGGAGATTCTGGTGTGCGCAGTACGGCATCGGTGCAATCGTCTTTGGTTATGTATCCTATCTGGAAATACGGCAACGAAGCACAGCGTAAAAAATACTTACCAAAACTGGCTAGTGGCGAATGGATTGGTTGTTTCGGTTTAACCGAACCCGACCACGGCAGTAACCCTGGCGGTATGACTACCAATTTTAAAGATATGGGCGATCACTATCTTTTAAACGGTGCCAAAATGTGGATTAGCAATGCGCCTTTTGCTGAAATTGCAGTAGTTTGGGCAAAAAATGAAGAAGGGCGTATTCACGGATTAATTGTTGAGCGCGGAATGGAAGGCTTTTCAACGCCCGAAACACATAACAAATGGTCGCTTCGTGCCAGCGCAACGGGCGAACTCATTTTCGATAACGTTAAGGTACCAAAAGAAAACTTGTTACCTAACAAATCTGGTTTAGGCGCACCACTTGGCTGTTTGGATTCTGCACGTTACGGCATTGCATGGGGCGCGATTGGCGCTGCCATGGATTGTTACGATACGGCTTTAAGATACAGTAAAGAACGTATGCAATTCGGAAAACCCATTGGGCAATTTCAATTGCAACAAAAGAAATTAGCTGAAATGATTACCGAAATCACCAAAGCGCAACTTTTAACCTGGAGACTGGGTGTGTTGCGAAATGAGGATAAAGCCACATCGGCGCAAATATCGATGGCAAAACGTAACAATGTGGATATGGCAATTAATATTGCCCGCGAAGCGCGACAAATGTTAGGCGGTATGGGCATTACCGGCGAATATTCCATTATGCGCCATTCCATGAATTTAGAAAGTGTGATTACTTACGAAGGCACACACGACATTCATTTGTTAATTACTGGATTAGATATTACGGGGCTTAATGCTTTTAAATAG
- a CDS encoding glycoside hydrolase family 18 protein, with the protein MKLIKYSIVFILSLSTSSINTKAVLDENQTEKPIAVMAYYVPEKDYKPETLPLNQLTHIIFSFTKVIDNEMKFNNDSYGEKLRQLVAQRKKHPNLKVMVACGGWAAKGFSDMAHTAETRNKFVESVVRFNKKYDLDGIDIDWEYPGIPAGNTKARPEDKQNFTLLMKELRKALNTLERTQTLTFASAGWKRYYNNIELNEVMKYVDFMNIMTYDQVSGNAPFTGHHTALGWIKTENLKDLLTADFYTEMQKRSAEHDTEYEPNSTEMIVDYCISKGVKPEQIVIGAAFYGKAWKGVSSMNNGLYQANKGAFATIVYRDIREKFESDKNYKRYWDSVAKAPYLFNASDSIFITFDDTVSVKLKTKYAKKEKLGGIMFWQLGQDVKEKSSLLNAIYTASKSSSE; encoded by the coding sequence ATGAAACTTATAAAATATAGTATCGTCTTTATTTTGTCACTATCGACATCTTCGATAAATACCAAAGCCGTTTTAGATGAAAATCAAACTGAAAAGCCCATTGCCGTAATGGCTTACTACGTTCCTGAAAAAGATTATAAACCTGAAACTTTACCATTAAATCAGCTTACGCATATTATTTTTTCATTCACGAAAGTGATTGATAACGAAATGAAGTTCAACAATGATTCTTATGGCGAAAAACTCCGTCAATTAGTAGCACAAAGAAAAAAACACCCCAACCTTAAAGTAATGGTTGCCTGTGGGGGTTGGGCTGCCAAAGGTTTTTCGGATATGGCACACACTGCAGAAACCCGAAATAAATTTGTGGAAAGCGTCGTCCGTTTTAATAAAAAATATGATTTGGACGGCATTGATATAGATTGGGAATACCCCGGAATTCCTGCTGGGAACACTAAAGCACGACCAGAGGATAAGCAAAATTTCACCCTTTTAATGAAAGAACTCCGGAAAGCATTAAATACTTTAGAGAGAACACAAACCTTAACGTTTGCTTCGGCCGGTTGGAAACGGTATTACAATAATATTGAACTTAATGAAGTGATGAAGTACGTTGATTTTATGAATATTATGACTTATGATCAGGTTAGTGGAAACGCCCCATTTACAGGACATCATACCGCTTTGGGATGGATTAAAACTGAAAATTTAAAAGACTTATTAACTGCTGATTTTTATACAGAAATGCAAAAAAGATCTGCTGAACACGATACCGAATATGAGCCAAATTCCACCGAAATGATTGTAGATTATTGTATTTCCAAAGGCGTAAAGCCCGAACAAATTGTAATTGGCGCTGCTTTTTACGGCAAAGCTTGGAAAGGCGTCTCTTCAATGAACAATGGATTGTATCAAGCTAATAAAGGAGCATTTGCGACTATTGTTTACAGAGATATTAGAGAAAAATTTGAAAGCGACAAAAATTATAAAAGGTATTGGGATTCCGTAGCCAAAGCGCCCTATTTATTTAATGCCTCCGATAGCATTTTTATTACTTTTGATGATACGGTATCAGTAAAACTAAAAACTAAATATGCCAAAAAAGAGAAGTTAGGCGGCATTATGTTTTGGCAACTTGGGCAAGACGTAAAAGAAAAGAGCAGTCTTTTAAATGCTATTTACACAGCAAGTAAATCGTCTTCAGAATAG
- a CDS encoding 2Fe-2S iron-sulfur cluster-binding protein yields the protein MEQDINIKITDRDGVTHEIVAPTDMAMNLMEVVRSYELAPEGTIGVCGGMAMCASCQCYVISEHELPEMTDDEEAMLSEAFDVKDNSRLGCQIQMTPEMEGLVVELAPES from the coding sequence ATGGAACAAGACATAAATATAAAAATAACAGACAGAGATGGGGTTACCCACGAGATTGTTGCTCCTACCGATATGGCCATGAACCTTATGGAAGTGGTTAGGTCCTACGAGCTTGCTCCAGAAGGCACCATTGGTGTTTGCGGTGGTATGGCCATGTGTGCATCCTGCCAATGTTATGTTATTTCAGAACATGAACTCCCCGAAATGACAGATGATGAAGAAGCTATGCTTTCTGAAGCTTTTGATGTTAAAGATAATAGCCGTTTGGGATGTCAAATACAAATGACCCCAGAGATGGAAGGTTTGGTTGTGGAGCTTGCTCCAGAGAGCTAA
- a CDS encoding LysE family transporter, protein MDITFIFFLGLIIALVGVIPPGLLNMTAAKISLKEGHSRGIVFSIGVCVIVTAQTYIAAIFARYLSNHPEVIDVLQRVAFVIFVLITIYYLFIAKTQPKKQASPKIRSKHSRFFHGVFLSAINVFPIPYQAYMTITLASVGWLDFDQISIISYVAGATTGSFVMLYMYIFFFDKIKEKSVTSQKSMNLIIGGITGVISIVTLINIIKEL, encoded by the coding sequence GTGGATATTACTTTTATCTTTTTTTTAGGATTAATTATAGCGTTAGTTGGCGTAATTCCGCCGGGGCTGTTAAACATGACAGCCGCTAAAATAAGCTTAAAAGAGGGACATTCGCGAGGTATTGTGTTTTCCATTGGGGTTTGCGTTATTGTTACGGCTCAAACTTATATTGCCGCTATTTTTGCACGGTATTTAAGCAACCATCCCGAAGTTATCGATGTGCTGCAACGTGTTGCATTTGTTATTTTTGTTCTTATAACCATTTATTATCTGTTTATTGCCAAAACACAACCTAAAAAACAAGCTTCGCCTAAAATAAGAAGCAAACACAGTCGTTTTTTTCACGGAGTATTTTTATCGGCAATTAATGTGTTTCCCATACCGTATCAAGCCTATATGACCATTACTTTGGCATCGGTAGGTTGGTTGGATTTCGATCAAATAAGTATTATTTCGTACGTTGCAGGAGCCACCACCGGATCGTTTGTAATGCTGTATATGTACATATTCTTTTTCGATAAAATAAAAGAAAAGTCAGTGACCTCTCAAAAAAGCATGAATCTTATTATTGGTGGTATAACGGGAGTAATTTCCATAGTAACGTTAATAAATATCATAAAAGAATTGTAG